From Nomascus leucogenys isolate Asia chromosome 15, Asia_NLE_v1, whole genome shotgun sequence, a single genomic window includes:
- the LOC100605695 gene encoding olfactory receptor 52Z1 — protein MAPFFCNHTNPQDVWYVLMGIPGLEGLHTWISIPFSFMYIVAVAGNIFLIFLIMTEHSLHEPMYLFLSMLSSADFLLATAAAPKMLAILWFHSMDISFGSCVSQMFFIHFIFVAESAILLAMAFDRYVAICYPLRYTTILTSSAVRKIGTAAVVRSFFICCPFIFLVYRLTYCGRNIIPHSYCEHMGIARLACGNINVNIIYGLTVALLSTGLDIVLITISYTMILHTVFQIPSWAARFKALSTCGSHICVILMFYTPAFFSFLAHRFGGKTIPHHIHILVANLYVLVPPMLNPIIYGVKTKQIKDRVILLFSPVSVCF, from the coding sequence ATGGCTCCTTTCTTTTGCAATCACACTAATCCCCAGGATGTGTGGTATGTCCTGATGGGAATCCCAGGGCTGGAAGGCTTGCATACCTGGATCTCCatccctttttcttttatgtacaTTGTGGCTGTTGCAGGCAATATCTTCTTGATCTTCCTGATCATGACTGAGCACAGTCTCCATGAGCCCATGTATCTCTTCCTATCCATGCTGTCCTCAGCTGACTTCCTGCTTGCCACTGCTGCAGCCCCTAAGATGCTGGCTATCCTCTGGTTCCACTCCATGGATATATCCTTTGGTAGTTGTGTGTCTCAGATGTTCTTCATACATTTCATCTTTGTGGCAGAATCTGCTATTCTCCTGGCAATGGCATTTGACCGCTATGTGGCCATCTGTTACCCACTGAGATACACCACCATTTTAACCTCATCAGCCGTCAGGAAGATTGGCACAGCAGCTGTGGTCAGGAGCTTTTTCATCTGCTGTCCGTTCATCTTCCTGGTATACAGACTTACATATTGTGGGAGAAACATCATTCCTCATTCCTACTGTGAGCACATGGGCATTGCCAGATTGGCATGTGGCAATATCAATGTCAACATCATTTATGGCCTCACTGTGGCCCTACTCTCTACAGGACTGGATATAGTGCTTATCACTATATCCTACACAATGATCCTTCACACAGTGTTTCAGATACCTTCCTGGGCTGCCAGATTCAAGGCCCTTAGTACGTGCGGCTCTCATATCTGTGTCATACTTATGTTCTATACCCCagcattcttttcatttcttgccCATCGCTTTGGAGGTAAAACCATCCCTCACCACATTCACATCCTAGTGGCCAATCTTTATGTGTTGGTGCCCCCTATGCTAAACCCCATCATTTATGGGGTGAAGACCAAACAAATTAAAGATCGAGtgattttgcttttctctcctgTCAGTGTATGCTTTTAA